A region of the Kribbella sp. NBC_01245 genome:
TCGTCGGCGTTCAGGATCGGCATGCCGTAGATCGGCGCGCCCGGGGAGTTGCGAGCGGCCGGGTTGACGACGTCGTTCGCGCCGACCACCAGCACCACGTCGGCCTGTTTGAAGTCGCCGTTGATGTCGTCCATCTCACGCAACTGCTCGTACGGCACCTGGGCCTCGGCCAGCAGTACGTTCATGTGCCCGGGCATCCGGCCCGCGACCGGGTGGATCGCGTAGTCCACGCTGACGCCACGGCTCTGCAGCTCGTCGACCAGATCGCGCAGGGTGTGCTGCGCCTGGGCGACGGCCAGACCGTAGCCGGGCACGATGATCACCTTCTGCGCGTAGCCGAGCAGGATCGCGACGTCCTCGGGCCCACCGGAGATCACCGGCCGATCCGATGCCTCGCCGCCACCCAGGGTCGAACCGCCCTTGACCGCGCCGAAGAGGATGTTGAAGACCGACCGGCCCATCGCGTCGGCCATCAGCTTGGTCAGCAACGTACCGGCGGCGCCGACCAGCGTGCCGGCCACCAGCAGCAGCGTGTTGCTCAGCACGTAACCGCCCGCGGCCACGGTCAGACCGGTGAACGCGTTCAGCAGCGAGATGACGATCGGTACGTCGGCACCACCAACGGGCAGCACCAGCATCACGCCGACGGCGAGACCGATGACACACAGCAGTACGCCGACCAGCGCGACCGGGTTGGAGACCAGCCACACCGACAGCGCGATACTGCCGAGCAGGCCCGCGATGAACACCACCGGCAGCCCCGGGAAGGTGATCGGCCTAGTGGTCATCAGCTCTTGCAGCTTGGCGAACGTGACGATCGAACCCGAGAAGCTGATCGACCCGACCAGAATCGTGAAGGCCGTCGCGATCGCGGCCACGGTCTGGCCCTCGTTCACGTCGCCGAGCTCCATCAGCGCGACCAG
Encoded here:
- a CDS encoding NAD(P)(+) transhydrogenase (Re/Si-specific) subunit beta, whose protein sequence is MISTWAHLGYLVAAVCFIVALKALSSPRSARAGNRLGAAGAVLAVVVTFFAYKPDHVLPILIAILIGSVAGVVGSRRVAMTHMPQLVALFNGVGGGAAALVALMELGDVNEGQTVAAIATAFTILVGSISFSGSIVTFAKLQELMTTRPITFPGLPVVFIAGLLGSIALSVWLVSNPVALVGVLLCVIGLAVGVMLVLPVGGADVPIVISLLNAFTGLTVAAGGYVLSNTLLLVAGTLVGAAGTLLTKLMADAMGRSVFNILFGAVKGGSTLGGGEASDRPVISGGPEDVAILLGYAQKVIIVPGYGLAVAQAQHTLRDLVDELQSRGVSVDYAIHPVAGRMPGHMNVLLAEAQVPYEQLREMDDINGDFKQADVVLVVGANDVVNPAARNSPGAPIYGMPILNADEAKKVIFLKRSMRPGFAGIENELLYDPRTTLLFGDARDSLSKLLAAVKSV